A single window of Archangium gephyra DNA harbors:
- the cglF gene encoding adventurous gliding motility protein CglF encodes MRKLLMLCVVLAVTPAVAQDEEDSAPRREAGGGGKAQKGGPQTIDFEDDTIEGDLTKPDGEYVEARKKVQHSNLIRIREDFEDKVMQSVGEL; translated from the coding sequence ATGCGGAAGCTCCTGATGCTGTGCGTGGTACTGGCGGTGACCCCGGCCGTTGCCCAGGACGAGGAAGACAGTGCGCCGCGCCGGGAGGCCGGTGGGGGTGGCAAGGCCCAGAAGGGCGGCCCCCAGACCATCGACTTCGAGGACGACACCATCGAGGGTGACCTCACCAAGCCGGATGGCGAGTACGTCGAGGCTCGCAAGAAGGTCCAGCACTCCAACCTGATCCGTATCCGCGAGGACTTCGAGGACAAGGTGATGCAGTCGGTCGGTGAGCTGTAG